A window of the Vespa crabro chromosome 8, iyVesCrab1.2, whole genome shotgun sequence genome harbors these coding sequences:
- the LOC124426043 gene encoding monocarboxylate transporter 3 isoform X4, producing the protein MSPKSKTESEYSVEEQSRLTGADGAADETSPEDEGGSLCEYHDIPPPPDGGYGWVVVFASFMCNMIVDGIAYTFGVFLGEFVKYFGEGKGKTAWVGSLLSGMYLSAGPVVSALTNKYGCRAVCMAGSFLGAAAFVLSTFSTSVNMLMMTYGVMGGIGFGLIYLPAVVCVGYYFETKRSLATGIAVCGSGFGTFAFAPLATMLLEAYSWKGANLILAGLILNCAVFGAMMRPLEYPKTSSVKPLLQRMAEEKRFQMERGSIGGSYFMVQLPDGSMEKRMKMPINIDPGVHSSFNLDQLVPGTPLTPVPTVPTLPTISEVKVQEHSSSGATSNSGSMDLKSASTKSRSKKNLNEKDKDTIEKPEGDIIKPIIPRNASQPAFTTHVQGLPKNGSVPFFDRIRKTSTGERYKPSLSAIKNSRTTLNSNGDIRKSLHLRLSTSSVLGSRNNNAEVEDGESITFTTSTSRIPKEKPLMIRPLSRKDIFYSGSVVNLPEYQSQKSLANYRQSVISIPKSVRGEIKDIDIEKAPQQPLCPCLILPDSFKEALATMMDVSLLKDPVFLLIGISNVFGMAGLYVPFVYLVDAAILDGIESNSASFLLSIIGITNTVGRVACGYVADFPQVDSLLLNNICLIISTVAVAATPFCHTYAAYIAMSIFFGIAISGYISLTSIILVDLLGLDKLTNAFGLLILFRGAAAIVGSPLAGAVYDATQSYSIPFFMAGFFFLVSTVTSFMAPAMKRCTTPQTQPVILDTLTPIDEDIEEENEDDIPEIVETAPSPQDPPEKEIKQIESVL; encoded by the exons aCGGAGAGCGAGTACTCCGTAGAAGAGCAATCGAGACTAACAGGAGCAGATGGAGCGGCCGATGAGACGTCCCCGGAGGACGAAGGAGGATCTCTTTGCGAATATCATGACATACCACCACCTCCGGACGGTGGCTATGGCTGGGTGGTTGTGTTTGCGTCGTTTATGTGTAACATGATAGTGGATGGGATCGCATATACATTTGGCGTTTTCCTTGGCGaattcgtgaaatattttggGGAGGGGAAAGGCAAAACTGCTTGGGTCGGTTCTTTACTCTCTGGCATGTATCTTAGTGCTG GACCTGTTGTCAGTGCTCTGACTAACAAATATGGTTGTCGGGCTGTCTGTATGGCAGGAAGTTTTCTAGGAGCTGCGGCATTTGTACTATCGACATTTTCAACCAGTGTAAATATGCTTATGATGACTTACGGTGTGATGGGAG GTATCGGCTTTGGtttaatatatcttcctgCGGTAGTTTGCGTAGGCTATTATTTTGAAACCAAAAGATCTCTTGCTACGGGCATTGCGGTATGTGGCTCAGGGTTTGGCACGTTTGCATTTGCTCCTCTTGCCACCATGCTGTTAGAAGCATACAGTTGGAAGGGGGCAAATTTAATCTTAGCAGGCCTTATTTTAAATTGCGCA GTATTTGGAGCAATGATGAGACCTCTTGAATATCCAAAAACTTCCTCTGTAAAGCCATTGTTACAAAGAATGGCAGAGGAGAAGAGGTTTCAAATGGAACGTGGAAGTATAGGTGGTTCTTATTTCATGGTGCAACTACCTGATGGATCTatggagaaaagaatgaaaatgccTATTAATATTGATCCGGGTGTACACTCCAGCTTCAATTTAGATCAATTAGTGCCTG GAACTCCTTTAACACCAGTTCCAACGGTGCCGACCCTACCAACTATATCGGAAGTAAAAGTACAAGAACACTCATCCAGCGGGGCAACTAGTAATAGTGGTAGTATGGATTTAAAAAGCGCTTCTACCAAATcaagaagtaaaaagaatttaaatgaaaaagacaaGGATACGATAGAGAAACCCGAAGGTGATATTATTAAGCCGATAATTCCAAGGAACGCTTCGCAACCAGCTTTTACTACACACGTGCAAGGTTTGCCTAAAAATGGTTCCGTACCATTCTTCGATAGAATCCGTAAAACAAGTACAGGCGAAAGATATAAACCAAGTTTAAGCGCTATAAAGAATTCTAGAACAACCCTGAATTCAAATGGAGACATTCGAAAAAGTTTACATTTAAGACTTTCCACTAGCAGTGTATTAGGATCACGTAACAACAATGCAGAAGTTgag gacGGTGAAAGTATAACTTTTACGACAAGTACATCTCGTATACCGAAGGAGAAGCCTTTAATGATTCGTCCTTTATCaaggaaagatatattttacagCGGTAGCGTGGTTAATCTCCCAGAATATCAAAGTCAAAAGTCTCTTGCTAATTATCGTCAAAGTGTCATTTCAATTCCGAAATCTGTACGTggtgaaataaaagatatcgaCATAGAAAAAGCGCCTCAAC aaCCATTGTGCCCCTGCTTAATTTTACCTGACTCATTTAAAGAAGCTTTAGCCACAATGATGGACGTATCTCTGCTAAAGGATCcagtttttcttcttattggAATAAGTAATGTCTTCGGTATGGCAGGATTATATGTTCCTTTTGTATATCTCGTAGATGCTGCTATCTTAGAC gGAATTGAAAGCAACTCtgcatcatttttattatccattaTTGGTATAACCAACACAGTGGGTCGTGTAGCTTGTGGTTACGTCGCAGATTTTCCTCAAGTCGATTCGTTATTGTTGAATAATATATGCTTAATTATATCAACTGTTGCCGTAGCAGCTACACCATTTTGTCATACTTATGCTGCTTACATTGCCATGAGTATATTCTTTGGCATAGCAATAT CCGGTTACATCTCATTAACGTCGATCATTTTGGTGGATCTTTTGGGATTGGATAAGTTGACAAATGCATTTGGTCTTCTCATATTATTCAGAGGAGCTGCAGCGATCGTTGGTTCGCCATTAGCTGGTGCCGTTTATGACGCCACACAAAGTTATAGTATACCATTTTTCATGGCAGgatttttcttcctcgtaaGCACTGTCACCAGTTTCATGGCACCCGCTATGAAACGTTGTACGACACCGCAG ACACAGCCTGTGATATTAGATACGTTGACACCAATTGACGAGGATATAGAGGAAGAGAACGAGGATGATATACCGGAGATAGTTGAAACTGCACCGTCACCTCAAGATCCACcggagaaagaaattaaacagATAGAATCTGTTTTATAA